A stretch of Mus caroli chromosome 5, CAROLI_EIJ_v1.1, whole genome shotgun sequence DNA encodes these proteins:
- the Cad gene encoding CAD protein isoform X3, with amino-acid sequence MVPPLTCPAPPLTLPAACAVAVVLQLSTLRALACGSRLLSSAPRSEPRGPTPARGVRLVPVGLAAPPASACLPCLSSDPMAALVLEDGSVLQGRPFGAAVSTAGEVVFQTGMVGYPEALTDPSYKAQILVLTYPLIGNYGIPSDEEDEFGLSKWFESSEIHVAGLVVGECCPTPSHWSASCTLHEWLQQRGIPGLQGVDTRELTKKLREQGSLLGKLVQKGTEPSALPFVDPNARPLAPEVSIKTPRVFNAGGAPRICALDCGLKYNQIRCLCQLGAEVTVVPWDHELDSQKYDGLFLSNGPGDPASYPGVVSTLNRVLSEPNPRPVFGICLGHQLLALAIGAKTYKMRYGNRGHNQPCLLVGTGRCFLTSQNHGFAVDADSLPAGWAPLFTNANDCSNEGIVHDSMPFFSVQFHPEHRAGPSDMELLFDVFLETVREAAAGNIGGQTVRERLAQRLCPPELPIPGSGLPPPRKVLILGSGGLSIGQAGEFDYSGSQAIKALKEENIQTLLINPNIATVQTSQGLADKVYFLPITLHYVTQVIRNERPDGVLLTFGGQTALNCGVELTKAGVLARYGVRVLGTPVETIELTEDRRAFAARMAEIGEHVAPSEAANSLEQAQAAAERLGYPVLVRAAFALGGLGSGFASNKEELSALVAPAFAHTSQVLIDKSLKGWKEIEYEVVRDAYGNCVTVCNMENLDPLGIHTGESIVVAPSQTLNDREYQLLRRTAIKVTQHLGIVGECNVQYALNPESEQYYIIEVNARLSRSSALASKATGYPLAYVAAKLALGIPLPELRNSVTGGTAAFEPSLDYCVVKIPRWDLSKFLRVSTKIGSCMKSVGEVMGIGRSFEEAFQKALRMVDENCVGFDHTVKPVSDVELETPTDKRIFVVAAALWAGYSVERLYELTRIDCWFLHRMKRIVTHAQLLEQHRGQALPQDLLHQAKCLGFSDKQIALAVLSTELAVRKLRQELGICPAVKQIDTVAAEWPAQTNYLYLTYWGNTHDLDFRAPHVLVLGSGVYRIGSSVEFDWCAVGCIQQLRKMGYKTIMVNYNPETVSTDYDMCDRLYFDEISFEVVMDIYELENPEGVILSMGGQLPNNMAMALHRQQCRVLGTSPEAIDSAENRFKFSRLLDTIGISQPQWRELSDLESARQFCHTVGYPCVVRPSYVLSGAAMNVAYTDGDLERFLSSAAAVSKEHPVVISKFIQEAKEIDVDAVACDGIVSAIAISEHVENAGVHSGDATLVTPPQDITPKTLERIKAIVHAVGQELQVTGPFNLQLIAKDDQLKVIECNVRVSRSFPFVSKTLGVDLVALATRIIMGEKVEPVGLMTGSGVVGVKVPQFSFSRLAGADVVLGVEMTSTGEVAGFGESRCEAYLKAMLSTGFKIPEKNILLTIGSYKNKSELLPTVRLLESLGYSLYASLGTADFYTEHGVKVTAVDWHFEEAVDGECPPQRSILDQLAENHFELVINLSMRGAGGRRLSSFVTKGYRTRRLAADFSVPLIIDIKCTKLFVEALGQIGPAPPLKVHVDCMTSQKLVRLPGLIDVHVHLREPGGTHKEDFASGTAAALAGGVTMVCAMPNTRPPIVDAPALALAQKLAEAGARCDFALFLGASSDNSGTLGAVAGSAAGLKLYLNETFSELRLDSVAQWMEHFETWPAHLPIVAHAERQSVAAVLMVAQLTQRPVHICHVARKEEILLIKTAKAQGLPVTCEVAPHHLFLNREDLERLGPGKGEVRPELGSREDMEALWENMAVIDCFASDHAPHTLEEKCGPKPPPGFPGLETMLPLLLTAVSEGRLSLDDLLQRLHHNPRRIFHLPLQEDTYVEVDLEHEWTVPSHMPFSKARWTPFEGQKVKGTVRRVVLRGEVAYIDGQVLVPPGYGQDVRKWPQGVVPQPPPSTPATTEITTTPERPRRVIPGLPDGRFHLPPRIHRASDPGLPAEEPKEKPPRKVVEPAELMGTPDGPCYPAPPVPRQASPQNLGSSGLHPQMSPLLHSLVGQHILSVKQFTKDQMSHLFNVAHTLRMMVQKERSLDILKGKVMASMFYEVSTRTSSSFAAAMARLGGAVLSFSEATSSVQKGESLADSVQTMSCYADVIVLRHPQPGAVELAAKHCRRPVINAGDGVGEHPTQALLDIFTIREELGTVNGMTITMVGDLKHGRTVHSLACLLTQYRVSLRYVAPPSLRMPPSVRDFVASRGTKQEEFESIEEALPDTDVLYMTRIQKERFGSVQEYEACFGQFILTPHIMTRAKKKMVVMHPMPRVNEISVEVDSDPRAAYFRQAENGMYIRMALLATVLGRF; translated from the exons ATGGTCCCGCCCCTGACGTGCCCGGCCCCGCCCCTCACGTTGCCGGCTGCTTGCGCCGTCGCAGTCGTGCTTCAGCTCAGTACGCTTAGGGCTCTGGCTTGCGGCTCCCGCCTGCTCTCCAGCGCCCCGCGCAGCGAGCCACGTGGACCAACTCCGGCGCGCGGTGTTCGCTTGGTTCCAGTGGGGCTCGCCGCGCCTCCCGCGTCTGCGTGCTTGCCCTGTCTCAGCTCCGACCCGATGGCGGCCCTGGTGTTGGAGGACGGGTCGGTGCTGCAGGGCCGGCCCTTTGGGGCCGCTGTGTCGACTGCTGGGGAAGTGG tgtttcagACCGGCATGGTCGGCTATCCAGAGGCCCTCACTGACCCTTCCTACAAAGCTCAGATCCTAGTGCTAACGTATCCTCTCATCGGCAACTACGGCATTCCCTCAGATGAAGAGGACGAGTTCGGCCTGAGCAAG tggtttgaatccTCGGAGATCCACGTGGCAGGACTTGTAGTGGGAGAATGCTGTCCCACGCCCAGCCACTGGAGTGCCAGCTGCACCCTGCATGAGTGGCTGCAACAGCGTGGCATCCCCGGCCTGCAAG GAGTGGACACTCGGGAGCTGACGAAGAAGTTGCGGGAACAAGGGTCTCTTTTGGGGAAGCTGGTCCAGAAAGGGACAGAGCCGTCAGCCCTGCCATTCGTGGACCCCAATGCCAGGCCCCTGGCACCAGAGGTCTCTATTAAG ACTCCACGGGTATTCAATGCAGGGGGTGCCCCTCGGATCTGTGCTCTGGATTGTGGCCTCAAGTATAATCAGATCCGATGTCTCTGCCAGCTTGGGGCTGAAGTTACCGTGGTACCCTGGGACCATGAGTTAGACAGTCAGA AATATGATGGTCTCTTCCTAAGTAATGGACCTGGTGACCCTGCCTCTTACCCTGGTGTGGTGTCCACACTGAATCGAGTCTTGTCTGAACCTAATCCCCGACCTGTGTTTGGAATCTGCCTTGGACACCAGCTGTTGGCTTTAGCCATCGGGGCCAAAACTTACAAGATGAG ATACGGAAACCGAGGCCACAACCAGCCCTGTTTACTGGTGGGCACTGGGCGCTGCTTTCTGACGTCCCAGAATCATGGGTTTGCGGTGGACGCAGATTCGCTGCCAGCAGGCTGGGCTCCTCTGTTCACCAATGCCAATGACTGTTCCAATGAAGGCATAGTGCACGACAGCATGCCGTTCTTCAG TGTCCAGTTTCACCCAGAGCACCGGGCTGGCCCTTCAGATATGGAACTGCTCTTCGATGTATTTCTAGAAACTGTGAGAGAGGCTGCAGCTGGGAACATTGGGGGCCAGACAG TAAGAGAACGCTTGGCTCAGCGCCTCTGTCCCCCTGAGctccccattcctggttctggGCTCCCGCCACCACGAAAGGTTCTAATCCTAGGCTCAGGGGGCCTCTCCATTGGCCAAGCTGGAGAATTTGACTACTCGGGCTCTCAG GCAATTAAAGCTCTAAAGGAGGAAAACATCCAGACATTACTAATCAACCCCAACATTGCCACAGTGCAGACCTCTCAGGGACTGGCAGACAAGGTCTATTTCCTTCCCATAACACTTCACTACGTAACTCAG GTAATTCGTAATGAACGCCCAGATGGTGTGTTACTGACTTTTGGGGGTCAAACAGCCCTGAACTGCGGTGTGGAGCTGACCAAAGCTGGGGTACTGGCTCGATATGGGGTCCGGGTCTTGGGTACACCCGTGGAGACCATTGAACTGACTGAGGACCGACGAGCCTTCGCTGCCAGGATGGCTGAGATCGGAGAGCATGTCGCCCCCAGTGAAGCGGCAAATTCTCTTGAACAG GCTCAGGCAGCTGCTGAGCGACTAGGCTACCCTGTGCTGGTGCGAGCAGCCTTTGCCCTGGGTGGTCTTGGTTCTGGCTTTGCTTCCAACAAAGAGGAACTCTCAGCTCTTGTGGCTCCAGCTTTTGCCCATACCAGTCAGGTGCTGATAGACAAGTCTCTGAAGGGCTGGAAGGAGATTGAATATGAGGTGGTGAGAGACGCCTATGGCAACTGCGTAACG GTATGCAACATGGAGAACTTAGACCCACTGGGCATCCATACTGGTGAATCCATAGTGGTGGCTCCGAGCCAGACACTGAATGACAGAGAGTACCAGCTTCTGCGACGGACAGCTATCAAGGTCACTCAGCACCTGGGCATTGTTGGGGAGTGCAATGTACAGTATGCTTTGAACCCGGAGTCTGAGCAG TATTACATCATTGAAGTGAATGCCAGGCTCTCCCGAAGCTCTGCCCTGGCCAGTAAGGCCACAGGCTATCCACTAGCCTATGTGGCAGCCAAGCTAGCATTGGGCATTCCCCTGCCAGAGCTCAG AAACTCTGTAACGGGAGGAACAGCGGCctttgagcccagcctggactactgCGTGGTAAAGATTCCTCGCTGGGACCTCAGCAAGTTCCTCCGTGTCAGTACGAAGATTGGGAGCTGCATGAAGAGTGTTG GCGAGGTCATGGGCATCGGGCGGTCCTTTGAGGAGGCCTTCCAAAAGGCCCTGCGCATGGTCGATGAGAACTGCGTAGGCTTCGACCATACAGTGAAGCCAGTCAGTGACGTG GAGCTGGAGACTCCAACAGATAAGCGGATCTTTGTGGTGGCTGCCGCTCTGTGGGCTGGCTACTCTGTGGAGCGCCTCTACGAGCTCACCCGCATTGATTGCTGGTTCCTGCACCGGATGAAGCGCATTGTGACCCACGCCCAGTTGCTGGAACAACACCGTGGACAAGCTTTACCCCAAGACCTGTTGCACCAGGCCAAGTGCCTCGGCTTCTCAGACAAGCAAATTGCCCTCGCAGtcctgag cACAGAGCTGGCTGTTCGGAAGCTGCGTCAGGAACTGGGGATCTGCCCAGCGGTGAAACAGATTGACACAGTTGCAGCTGAGTGGCCAGCCCAGACAAATTACCTGTACCTGACATACTGGGGCAATACCCATGACCTCGACTTTCGGGCACCTCACGTCCTGGTCCTTGGCTCTGGTGTCTACCGGATTGGCTCCAGCGTTGAGTTTGATTGGTGTGCTGTGGGTTGCATCCAGCAGCTCCGGAAG ATGGGTTATAAGACCATCATGGTGAACTACAACCCAGAGACAGTCAGCACCGACTATGATATGTGTGACCGACTCTACTTTGATGAGATCTCTTTTGAG GTGGTGATGGACATCTATGAGTTAGAGAACCCCGAAGGTGTGATCCTGTCCATGGGTGGGCAGCTGCCCAACAACATGGCCATGGCTTTGCATCGGCAGCAGTGCCGAGTGCTGGGCACCTCCCCCGAAGCCATCGACTCAGCCGAGAACCGATTCAAGTTCTCCCGGCTCCTAGATACCATCGGTATCAGCCAGCCTCAGTGGCGAGAGCTCAGTGACCTCGAG TCTGCTCGCCAGTTCTGCCACACGGTTGGGTACCCTTGCGTAGTGCGCCCCTCCTATGTGCTCAGTGGTGCTGCTATGAATGTGGCGTACACCGACGGGGACCTGGAGCGTTTCTTGAGCAGTGCAGCCGCCGTCTCTAAGGAGCACCCCGTGGTCATCTCCAAATTCATTCAGGAAGCAAAG GAGATCGACGTGGACGCGGTGGCCTGTGATGGCATCGTGTCGGCCATTGCCATCTCTGAGCACGTGGAGAATGCAGGTGTGCATTCAGGTGATGCCACACTGGTGACCCCCCCACAAGACATCACCCCGAAAACTCTGGAGCGGATCAAAGCCATTGTGCATGCTGTGGGCCAGGAGCTACAGGTTACAGGGCCCTTCAATCTGCAGCTCATTGCCAAG GATGACCAGCTGAAGGTTATTGAATGCAACGTGCGTGTATCTCGCTCTTTCCCCTTCGTGTCCAAGACACTGGGTGTTGATCTAGTAGCCTTGGCCACGAGGATCATCATGGGGGAGAAAGTAGAGCCCGTGGGGCTCATGACTGGCTCTGGAGTCGTGGGAGTAAAG GTACCTCAGTTCTCCTTCTCACGCTTGGCCGGTGCCGACGTGGTACTGGGTGTAGAGATGACCAGTACTGGAGAGGTGGCCGGCTTTGGAGAGAGCCGTTGTGAAGCCTACCTCAAAGCCATGCTCAGCACTGGCTTTAAGATCCCAGAGAAGAACATCCTGCTGACTATTGGCAGCTACAAG AACAAAAGTGAGCTGCTCCCAACTGTGCGGTTGCTGGAGAGCCTGGGCTACAGCCTCTATGCCAGCCTGGGTACGGCAGACTTCTACACTGAGCACGGGGTCAAG GTAACAGCTGTGGACTGGCACTTTGAAGAGGCTGTGGATGGTGAGTGCCCACCACAACGGAGCATCTTGGATCAGCTGGCTGAAAATCACTTTGAGCTAGTGATTAACCTGTCCATGCGTGGGGCTGGGGGTCGGCGTCTTTCCTCCTTCGTTACCAAGGGCTACCGTACCCGGCGTCTGGCCGCTGATTTCTCTGTGCCTCTCATCATCGACATCAAGTGCACGAAACTCTTTGTGGAG GCCCTAGGCCAGATCGGCCCAGCCCCTCCTTTGAAAGTGCACGTTGACTGCATGACCTCCCAGAAGCTAGTGCGCCTGCCCG GATTGATTGATGTCCATGTGCACCTTCGGGAACCAGGCGGGACGCACAAAGAGGACTTTGCCTCAGGCACAGCTGCTGCCTTGGCTGGGGGTGTCACCATGGTTTGTGCTATGCCTAATACCCGACCCCCCATCGTTGATGCTCCTGCTCTGGCCCTTGCCCAGAAG CTGGCAGAGGCTGGCGCCCGCTGTGACTTTGCCTTATTCCTTGGAGCCTCATCTGACAACTCGGGGACTCTGGGTGCTGTGGCCGGCTCTGCAGCAGGCCTGAAGCTCTACCTCAATGAGACCTTCTCTGAGCTGCGGCTGGACAGTGTGGCCCAGTGGATGGAG cattTTGAAACCTGGCCTGCCCACCTCCCCATTGTGGCCCATGCAGAGCGGCAGAGTGTCGCTGCGGTCCTCATGGTGGCTCAGCTGACCCAGCGTCCAGTGCACATATGTCATGTGGCTCGGAAGGAAGAG ATCCTGTTGATTAAAACTGCAAAGGCGCAGGGGCTGCCAGTGACCTGTGAGGTTGCCCCTCACCACTTGTTCCTAAACCGGGAAGACTTGGAACGCCTGGGACCTGGGAAGGGAGAGGTCCGTCCTGAGCTTGGGTCCCGAGAGGATATGGAAGCCCTGTGGGAGAATATGGCAGTCATCGACTGTTTTGCCTCAGACCACG CTCCCCATACGTTGGAGGAGAAGTGTGGGCCCAAGCCTCCACCTGGCTTCCCGGGGCTAGAGACCATGTTGCCGCTGCTGCTGACAGCCGTGAGCGAGGGCCGCCTCAGTCTAGATGACCTGCTGCAGCGATTGCACCACAACCCTCGGCGGATCTTCCACCTGCCTCTCCAGGAGGACACCTATGTAGAG GTGGATCTGGAGCATGAGTGGACAGTCCCCAGCCACATGCCCTTCTCTAAGGCCCGCTGGACCCCATTTGAAGGACAGAAGGTGAAGGGCACAGTGCGCCGTGTGGTCTTGCGAGGGGAGGTCGCCTATATTGATGGACAG GTGCTGGTACCCCCGGGCTATGGACAAGATGTACGGAAGTGGCCTCAGGGGGTTGTTCCCCAGCCCCCTCCTTCAACTCCCGCCACCACCGAAATCACCACG ACACCTGAGCGACCCCGCCGAGTCATCCCGGGCCTTCCTGATGGCCGCTTCCACCTGCCACCCCGCATCCACCGGGCCTCTGACCCAGGTCTGCCAG CTGAGGAACCTAAAGAGAAGCCACCCAGGAAGGTAGTGGAACCAG CAGAGCTGATGGGAACCCCTGACGGTCCCTGCTACCCTGCACCACCAGTACCTAGACAGGCATCACCCCAGAACCTAGGGTCTTCTGGCCTGCACCCCCAGATGTCACCCCTACTGCACTCCCTAGTGGGCCAGCACATCCTGTCTGTCAAGCAGTTCACTAAGGATCAG ATGTCTCATCTGTTCAATGTGGCGCACACGCTACGGATGATGGTACAGAAGGAGCGGAGCCTCGACATCCTGAAG GGGAAGGTCATGGCCTCCATGTTCTACGAGGTGAGCACCCGCACCAGTAGCTCCTTCGCAGCAGCCATGGCCCGGCTCGGGGGCGCTGTTCTCAGCTTCTCAGAAGCCACATCCTCTGTCCAAAAGGGCGAGTCCCTTGCTGACTCTGTGCAGACCATGAGTTGTTATGCTGATGTCATTGTGCTCCGACACCCTCAGCCTGGAGCCGTGGAG CTGGCAGCCAAGCACTGCCGCAGACCAGTGATCAATgctggggatggggttggggagcacccCACGCAGGCCCTGCTGGACATCTTCACCATTCGAGAAGAGCTGGGGACTGTCAATGGCATGACG ATCACTATGGTCGGTGACCTGAAGCATGGGCGCACAGTACACTCCCTGGCCTGCCTGCTCACCCAGTATCGTGTGAGCCTACGCTACGTGGCACCCCCCAGCCTGCGCATGCCACCCAGTGTACGGGACTTTGTGGCCTCCCGAGGCACCAAGCAG GAGGAGTTTGAAAGCATCGAGGAGGCGCTGCCTGACACAGACGTGCTCTACATGACTCGGATCCAGAAAGAACGATTTGGCTCTGTCCAGGAATATGAAGCT TGCTTTGGTCAGTTCATCCTCACTCCCCACATCATGACCCGGGCCAAGAAAAAGATGGTGGTGATGCACCCAATGCCTCGTGTCAATGAGATAAG TGTGGAGGTGGACTCAGACCCCCGGGCAGCCTACTTCCGCCAAGCTGAGAACGGCATGTACATCCGCATGGCCCTGCTCGCCACCGTGCTTGGCCGTTTCTAG